agcttCCCCTCTTATCTGTCTGCATCCCACTCAAGAAATATGAGTTGAACCCCTGGGATGTCCAAATTTGGATTAATGAATGTGTCATATCTTTGTAGGAAACCTTAACTTGTGCTTTGAAATTAATGCTGGTTTCATCTCTTCATACAATAGAAGACACTTATAATGAAATCTGCAGGACATGCTGGAATTTCCCAAAGTACAGGGTGGTCTTAAACAAATATTTTGCCATCATCAGATGTGGACAAGACTGAACATTGAAGTTACACAAGctcatttttcctttctcccACTTCTTCCTCCTTCAGCATATCTGTGTCATCAGCAAGACCGGGAAGATGAAGTACAAAGTTTGAGGAGAATGAAAGCCATAAGTAAAGCACATTTTTCATAAGCACAGAACTGTTCAAGGAATAACTTaatatgtgtctttgttttgttaaatcaagccatgtgtgtctttaaaaaaggctgtttaTACTAATAATTAATTTCATaagtgcttcaaatcaacagGACATTGTTTGTAAATGTCATCTCTTTTCATGAAATTTAAATAATGTCACGTTATTGTTTCCTCATCTTGAATTTTCCTGTTTCGTTGTGTTGCTCATGCAGACAAAGAAACAGACACATAAAGGAAAGGAGAGCTGACCACCAGGACTGGACGTTGgtgacagatggagagagctTTTGGACGTTGGCATCCCTGTGCCCGGATGGTGCCCCGCTCTGACTCAtggaaaacacacagcaggcacaGACATGTGCACGCTTTGTTTGTTGGCCACAACTGTGATTAGGCTTTAACGGGAATCAGAACAAAATGCTCAGAATTCAACTCAGCATTTTGCAGAAATGAAGAATAAATTATTGTGTTCAGAATAAATTGCTACTTTTTTTGTAACGGCTGAAATAAAAGGGCATGAGATTCGCTCAatttgtgatgtcacagattgGTGGATCTCCTTAAAAGAGCATGGTAAACTCACTAAACAGAAACATCATGCTCTGTTCGTTGATGTTGAGGGATTTTTTTGGCCCTTTCCAAACTTCTGGGTCAGATGAAGATATTGAAGAAATTTATTTATTGGGacaaaccccttgagatgtgccatctTGTTTTAGAGTGGGTCCGAGACAGACAatgacaaatagaaaacagtacaatacaaaatgtGCAACAAAACATGatcctttaaaacaaaaaacaaaaaaaacacaaacagtcagACGATCAACAGACTTGacgacaacaacaaaacaggggTTGATACAACCTTAAACAAGGTACAATCgacaagagaaaaataaaacaaaattcaatAAACTAAAGGAGCATTGATTAAACAcgcacaaaataataataataataataataataataataataataataataataataataataataataataatcgtcataaaaaaataaatgaataaataattaaaggaaGTAGAAGAACAGAGGGCTttactgaaaacataaacagttTGTTTGGAGATGGGAAAACAAAGAATGTTAAAATAGGGCAAAGAAGATAAAGAACGAATATTTAAAGGTCAATTATTCTAGTCAGAGGAGCCTGAAACAGATTTGGGGTCCCACACATACAGctatatttcataatttgtcattttaaataaagaaacttAACTTTGtagcaacagtggaggaggcttccagagtGCTGGGTTACAGAATGCTTGGGAAgccttaaaatattaaatatccatccatttattatcttgaccgcttatcccgttaggggtcacggggggctggagcctatcccagctgtcttCGGGCaaaaggcagggtacaccctggacaggtcaccaacctatcacagggctaacacagagagacagacaaccattcacgcacatactcacacctacgggaaatttagagtgatcaatcaacctggtaagcatgtttttggactgtgggaggaagagagaaccCACTCATGCActgagagaacatgcaaactccacacagaaattcgaaccaggaaccttctagctgtgaggcaacagcgctacccactgcacctcCGTGCAGCCCAATATTAAATATAgtagatgttttttttgcagctgtaaatcatgtaaagctactACAAAGCTATCAGAGGTACAATGTAAAGCCTGTAATGagcttgtgtttttgtgaggTTTGTGGTGCTAAACATGAAGTTTTGAGGCATTGATCTCAGAATCAACAATCTGCAAACACACcgatacacagatacacacacagatacagacagtATTTCATATGTGTTGTTGCCATCGTTGGGTTGACTTGCAAAGTCAATTGTGTGTGTCCACAGACAGACCAGAGCACGCCTCACTTCATACAGCCATGCATTTGGGTAGTTTTATCATGTGAGCACGCTCTCTTGATTCTAAATCACCTGAAACAGCCGTCACATCACATAACAGGAATGCATGCTCACACAGGCAGACTCAAGATTTCAGATACAGCATCCCACTTGAAGTGTGGTGCAATAATTAGAGCAGCATGTTCGTCTTTGACCCCTTTACAGCTACCAAAACTGGCAGTGACTAATCTCTGAAAGTGCAACAAAATATGTCCTCATATTTAACGGTTCTTCCATTAACCTTTGTGGAATTCAAATATCAATCGTACCATCAGCATGTTCCCCTCACTTTTTCACAAACACGTTTCTCAGCAGTAGGTAATGATCCAGCTCAGACTCTGAGGTCTCACCATGCTAAATGACCTGATAAATGAGTTGCTATTTGGATAATATGACTGACTGCAAACAGAGGAGAGACGTGGGAGGTTTGGAGCACTCAGATTCCAGGCTGTGCTTTCAGAATACTCTCACGTTTCATGTCAGTAGAGGTAAACAACAAATTGATAAATACACAGAAGGACCCTAATTTTAGTCGTGTTTTGTCCCTGACCCCTAAGTTGGAGAGAAGTGAGATAAGAAAGTAGGAAGAAATTCAACAAATTACACGTAGCTCTGTGTTTGGTCACTATCAGTGCAGCCTCACCCACAAAGACCATCATTGTACCTCCTGCTGAAAACCTGGGTGTCCTTATCATAAAGCATCAGCACTTGGCGGTAGTGGTTAACTTATCCCAGCGCTAATGCCTCCCGCAGTGCCCCTGAGAACCTCAGAGGCCATTGTCCTTTACCTCGAAGCGGAGTTTGGTGAAAGTGAGACGGGACACAAAGCATGGCAGGTTTCACAAGCTGCTGCTTTGTAGCGCTCCGTCAGGGGAACACAGGATGGGGCCGACCGCAGAAAGTAGGCTACAGGTAAGGCCGCGCTCAGGACAAAAGGAACAAAACGGGAATTGTACATCTGAATGGCCTCACATCCTCGCATTTGACATTTGAAGCCTGTGGTTAGAGACAGAGCAGTGAGATTTGATTTCACATCACCAGCACAAACGAGTGGATGGAGTTTAATCCAGAAACCTTTATATTGTTCCCCCCTCAAAGCACTTAATAGTGGAAActactttaacatttttagacATATGCTTGTTTGATTTAATACAGTTAGCAGATCACCATAgttattattaaatatgttaaaaatgaaactaCTGTAGCCTACTGCTAGGAGACGGTTAGCTAAGCCTAATAAGTTGTGgtattatttcatagttattGAAATTTTACCTcataatttcaacttttttacCTCATTGTGTCTGATAATCTCaaaatttaatttatatataattTCAAATTTTGTTCCCCTTAATTTTGACTGGCTAGCTCACAACTTTgaatttttatttcataattatGTCTTATaatcttatttttttacttttaatcatATAGttctcataattttgactttttattgtaTAGTTGTGATTTTTTGTATCAAAATTTTGCATCTTAtctcaatttttttcaaataactTAAACTTTCTTATAATGAGATGGGTTCTTTCACCTTTCTTTCAGTTAGCTAAGCCTAGCTTAAGAACTTGAAGCATAGGGAATAGCTGGCTAGGAGCTAACACCTCCTGGAGTCGCACACTTTGTTTTTTCCCgccttttaaatatttgttttcaaatCAATAAGGTACTTGACTGcaaatgtttgttatttttgacaGAGGAAGGCTAGCTACTTGCCCTCTGCCTCAAGCTTTTATGCTACGCTAAACTTCTGGCTTGtttgttaaaaatagaaaagttaAACATTTGGAGAGTTgatttgtttccttttgtttttttgttgttaagtGAGAAGACAGATATCACTTTACTGCTCCATGAATACATAGAGTGAGTAAAGCTCTTGAGCCTGCAACTTGTAGCTTAGCATAGGCTGGAAGCAGAACAAGAGTTAGCTAGCCTGACttttcctgacttttttttttttgcatctatCAACAGGATTTCCAAGCACCTGTATATACAAATGAGCTTCTAGGTAAGGGTTGCAAGATTTTccattgatttttttatggCTTCAAATTCCAGATAGAACACACAGAGCTTTGGCATGACAGGATTTAGAAGCCTATACTCACAATAGGTCATCTACTGACCATTTCGTTTAATTACTGAAGCCCTAAGAGGACAATCAAATAAGCTTAACTTGCCTCATTAGTTTGAGCAAATAGCCACATGTCGTGGTTTGACCCATTACAGTGTCCagccaattgttttgtttttttaatcaacagaAAATTATCACATTATCACAAGAAAACAAGCCATTATATTGCAagactttaaagaaaacaagttgAGAGCTTGAAAAACTACTTAAATTAAATAGTtatcaaagagaaacagaataaatgaaatgtatggATACATGTCTGCTCATCGCTTCCATATTTATTACTGATATTACAGAACAAGACTGTCTGATCTAAATCAGTTTGTCAGTGAGGGAGGGGATACAGACACACCTGCTGGAGCGAATAAAATATAAGCCCACGGAGTCATGTGATACCTGCAACTGAGACTGATATGCTGCATTTGAATGAAAGCCAATTTCGAAcagatatagaaaaaaaaatgtgaaaacttaACAAGGTGAAGAAAGAACTGATCTCATCATAAGAAAGTTTGAATTAGTACAAAAAATCAGAGATAAGAtgcaaaaatatgaagaaaaaaaaatcaaatactaaataaaatgttaatattttgagacagaaaataaaaacaatacaataaaaagtcaaaattctgagaacTCTTagattaaagataaaaaaaattatgattattagacataattatgagataaaaagtcaaaGTTGTGAGATAAGCAGTCAAAattaaacagtaaaaaaatTGCAATtgcaaaaaatgtttgagaCTTTCAGACACCTGGGttaaaaagttgaaattatgagataaaaattCAATAACTATGAGGTATTACTACAACTTAATATTGACATTCTATTCTATGGcttcatcatctttttttttttaccattaacATCTGAAATGTAAATGAACCAGACTTTATTTTGAATCTAGATCATTCATTGGATCAGAATTAAGCTAGCTGGCCCTTAAAAAAATAGactctctcttcccagtttgTAACTTACTAAATAACACTTCACTGACGATTCTGGATTCAGGAATAGAAAGAACATCCTCTCCAGCTTTCATTGTGCTCCAATTAGTGACTGGCTGACCAGAGAGCTGGCCAGATTGACCGCTGCTGGGTTTCATCCAGCCATCAAACTCCGTGCCAGATCGACTTATACAACCTGGAGCAGGGAGTGAACATCATCCTCCTTAAAGCTCCACTCATCTGCGACTTTGAAAAGAATCCATGAATGTAATGTACTTTTGAATTGTACTGTATGAAGGGTGCTTTTTGCACAAAGTGAGAGTTGAAACGCCTGATCACATTCTAATCATGCTGTGTGCAGAGCCATTTCCACCTGTCCTAATCCTAACGCTGCCTCGCTTTGAACTAGGGCTTCATGTGATGTCCTAATCCAGCCAAACATTTTGCTGCCACGAGAGAGCTCGTAATCTCTCTGCTGCTTGATATCTGAGTCACCCTGACTCTGCAACTTCATGTCGGCAGTGAATGGTTGAACAATTTCTTCAACGAAACCGAACATAAGTGAAgaaaaaatgatataaaatttgaaataaagacaggCATGCTTATGAAAGCAAAAAGGTACAACAATACAGAGAGTTGAAACACAACTGCACATTATATCACTCAGTAGGCCTACAATAACTCCTCAATGAGCTTTACTCACTGTTCATTGATCTGAAatcctctgtctgctctttcTCATTCATAAAAGCTTCACTACATTTGTGAATCATCTGCACAAAGAGAGTGTGCTAATGTCATGTAATGTTATGCAATGCAAAGTTTCAGGATTGACATGTTACAAACAGAGACTGAGTTTCTTTTTAACTCGTAAATCCTTCAAATGTAAGAATAGCAATAGCTGCAAAGTGAGTGAGCTTGCTTTCTGATGCACAATCACTCTTAACATCAAATAGATTGCAGCATTAATAGTGCAGCAGCATCACAAATTGCATTGCAAGTGGATACGAACAGCATGTTTGCCATCAAATACTGCAGAGTCCCACTTACTTCAGTTTAAGATTCCCATTGTCTGATTGAGGGTGCACCAGCTCTTTAGACAATAGCTCCTCTCTGAAACCAGGGAAACCTCGCCGCAGTATGGGTCAAAAGAGTCCTATTGTCCTGTCCTCTATTGTGTCGCAGGAGTAGCCTGCAAACAGAACACTTTCAGCCTTTGTCTTTGTCCGGATCAgctgtgctttttttcccccttgctCTGTGGAGTCCCATGTGGCTGCGATACCCTGTGTGCATGGATGTGCGCCATAGTTGGGGgtaaagtgggactgactactcAGGGCCCAAATTGAAGAGGGGGCCCTCGATAGGCCTGAAACAACAATCTAGTTTTTGTTTGCATCTTTCTGACAGTCATGAGTAAAGTATGATTGGCTGAATGAATGAACATGATACTTCACTCTTTATTTGTAGAAAAATAgtggagtctctctctctctctgaggtgactctGCACCCTGCAACAGGATTCATCTGACCGCGATCAAAAGAGCCACGTGACTGATGCTGGAGTGCCATGGCCCCCGCGCCAAGAGAAGAAAGGTCAGCACTTCTCACAGTTTAGGAGTGATTGAAGCTAAAACCAGCAAGTAAGACATAAAGATGTGAACTGTATTTGTCTTTTATGCTACTTATGAATTTAAGAAGAAGTATATGAATCAGAATCAAAGGTATAATCTCATGTGACCTATTAAAATAACACATATCTCTAAAGTTGACCACCTTAACATCGTGGCcaatcaatcatccatccatccttccattttcttccgcttatctggGGTCGGGTCACATGGGTAGCAGTCCAAgtaaattgacccagacatccctctccccggcagcactttccagctcctcctggggaatcccgaggcgatcccagaccaggcgggataTATAAttcctccaccgcgttctgggtctaccccgtggccttctcccagttggacgtgcccagaacacctctaaagcgaggcgtccgggaggcatccttatcagatgcccgaaccacctcagctgattCCTTTCAACACGAAGGAGCGGTGgctcaatcaatcgatcaatctttatttgtatattgccaaatcacaacaaacattatctcaagacgcataacaaagataagataagataagataagataagataagatgctcctttatttgtcccacaacggggaaattcatggagttacagcagcaaacaagaaggtgtatagtacaagaatttcaacaagaatatatatataggaaagaaatgttcatcagagacgacagcttggccataattctcctgtcagccaccacctccacagggtccaggactgagctggccttcttcaccagttagttcagtctcactctcctgtatcctgtccgcccacagcaggtgaaatccttccaatgtggcgtttgtgtctggtgctagctctgttagcatgatgctgctctgccagtattccctctggtgctgggttagctcgtccaccttatcatagatagatgttatattccccataacggtgggtggaagggcAGGTTGATGTCATCGTTTTTTagcgtcatccttgcctccttctactcagctcacagggaacatggggcctagcattgtttagcatcaacatgctacaggctgctaacagctgatctcgtatgtaaacaatgttaccatggatacatgcAGGATCTCCCGACACAggcaggaacaaaaatagcaaaagagctgctgcaacaagcagccactctagcggcgctaagcaacgaaAATGTGTGATGTCACAAGAAAACTGATTCTGGAGAAACATCAATGGCAGATTTGTGATGTCATATTAGAAATAGACTGTACTTAGGTAAACCAAGCCTCAAACCCTCATCAGTTCACAGATCAAATCTGAGACAGCAGTCAGCAAGGCTCGCAACTTTGAACTGGTGTACATTCGAGACACTTACTCCGCTAAGATTAGCAATGGAAAACAAGTTGAACTCAGATGATATGATGGAGAAGGAGATGGAGGCTGAGGAGATGGTTAACACAATGCCATTTCCCCACTTTCATCCTTCCTACAGCTTACATGTTAAGAATCTGGAGCAGCAAGTGAAGGCTCTGCAGGAAGAGGCCAGAAAAAAAGAATTAGAGGAAATAAACAAAACCAACAAGATTAAAGAGCTCCATGATCTTGTTGAACGTAAAGAcaaccagctgcaggctgaaaggctGAGGGCTGACACCCTCCAGAAAGAACAGGAGGAATTTAGGTGGGAAGTTCAAGAGAAAGCCAGCCAACACCTGAAGCAGGTTCAGAATCTGGAGCTGGAGAAACTTTCCCTGGAGCAGAAGGTGGGTGCCCTTCAAATAGAACataacaacaaaattaaagagCACCAATATATAGTTGAACGTAAAAACAAACGGATGAAGGCTGAATGGCTGAGGGCTTCCGCCCTCCAGGAAGAACTGGAGAATTTCGAGTGGGAAGTTGAAGAGAAAGCCAGCGAAGAGCAGGAGCAGGTTCAGACTCTGGAGCTGGAGAAACTTTCGCTGCAGCGGAAGGTGGGTTGGTTGAACAACAAGGTTCAAGAGCTTGTGCGCCTTCTTGTATCTAAGGACAAAAAGCTGATAAAGAACATGGTGTTGCCTCGCTACCTCCGATCAAGACTGGacatgaacaaacaggagctTGATAAAATGACCAAGACGTTGataaagaaggagaaggagctcGTAGACTTGAGGAAGGAGACCTACACCGAAGCACAGATGGAGAACCTAAGGAACCAGCTGACAGGACAGACCACAAATTGCTTTGATCTGTCCAGCAAGCTAGAAGAGCAGGTGAGGGTCAGTCAGAATCTTTTGGAGGAAGTGGCAGACCTGCAGGAAGAGGTCATGACCAGAGCATTAGAGGATCCCATCAAGATTCAAGAGCTCCATGATCTTGTTGAACAAAAAGAcaaccagctgcaggctgaaaggctGAGGGCTGACACCCTCCAGAAAGAACAGGAGGAATTTAGGCGGGAAGTTCAAGAGAAAGCCAGCCAACACCTGAAGCAGGTTCAGAATCTGGAGGTGGAGAAACTTATGGAGCAGAAGGTGGGTGCCCTTCAAATAGAACataacaacaaaattaaagagCTCCAAGTTGTTATTGAACGTAAAAACAAACGGATGAAGGCTGAATGGCTGAGGGCTTCCGCCCTCCAGGAAGAACTGGAGAATTTCGAGTGGGAAGTTGAAGAGAAAGCCAGCGAAGAGCAGGAGCAGGTTCAGACTCTGGAGCTGGAGAAACTTTCGCTGCAGCGGAAGGTGGGTTGGTTGAACTACAAGGTTCAAGGGCTTGTGCGCCTTCTTGCGTCTAAGGACAAAAAGCTGATAAAGAACATGGTGTTGCCTCGCTACCTCCGATCAAGACTGGacatgaacaaacaggagctTGATAAAATGGCCAAGACGTTGataaagaaggagaaggagctcGTAGACTTGAGGAAGGAGACCTACACCGAAGCGCAGATGGAGAACCTAAGGAACCAGCTGACAGGACAGACCACAAATTGCTTCGATCTGTCCAGCAAGCTAGAAGAGCAGGTGAGGGTCAGTCAAAATCTTTTGGAGGAGGTGGCAGACCTGCAGGAAGAGGTCATGACCAGAGCATTAGAGGATACCAACAAGATTCAAGAGCTTCATGATCTTGTTGCGTCCTCAAAGAACCAGCTGCAGTCTGAAAGGCTAGAAGTTCATGAGAGACTCAGTGAGATGGAGCAAGTCTCTTTGTGGAAGAGGTTTAAAAAGACCATGACTCCCCACAGTCATCGCCAATATAAACATCTGAGATGGCGGAAGCAGGACCAGGAGTGAAACGCCAACCCCTCTGTTCCCCCAATCCCCCTCAACATACCCAGACTGTAACAGGCCGACTCTGCATGGGTTTACTCCGGGCACTCCGGTTTCTTCCCACCAATATCTTTGAAAGAACTCTCTTCAGAATAATTTCTTagaaatttcaataaaaaaattaaaacaacttcATTTAATTCTTAGAATTTCTTAACTTCTCCAACATGCTTTTCATTCTCACTCGGTCAGAGTTCTGGTCTCGGCGCTGTTTTGCAGGGCCGGccccgtggcataggcagtattgACAAATGCTAGGGGAGCTTCCCGTCTAAAGGTGGCGCCAGTAAGGATAAAAATTTGAagacaatataaaaaaagagaaacgtTTTTTATCTAGAATTTTATTGCCTATTGTTCCATCTAATATAATTTTCATGGTGTTACTtaacaatgttacaaatttgtgtggtttttttttccaagtgtttttttattagcCTACCACTACTTATTCACTATCCTGAACAGCCATGCTGACAAAATCCATGTGAATGAAAACACGTGTTTAAACAAGCTAATTTTGTCTCAAAAGggtggaaaagaagacaagatagtctttttttaaatatattttatttgtaactttttacaTGTATTAACaagacaaaagaaatacaatcaaacagggattcagacatgtgaaatgaaaaaaattgataataataaaaaagaaatgaatacaataaacagataaataaattaatagaaaccACGTGAATAAAAATCTAGTTGAAAACAAGATAGtccttttaaccctcctgttatgtttgtttctctagaacagcaataatgttcctgggtcacttTGACCCAGTACATattaaattatccaaaagtgtcagaacaccccaaaaaaatcccaatcattttttaaaatcaaatt
This is a stretch of genomic DNA from Notolabrus celidotus isolate fNotCel1 chromosome 17, fNotCel1.pri, whole genome shotgun sequence. It encodes these proteins:
- the LOC117828692 gene encoding golgin subfamily A member 6-like protein 22; this translates as MENKLNSDDMMEKEMEAEEMVNTMPFPHFHPSYSLHVKNLEQQVKALQEEARKKELEEINKTNKIKELHDLVERKDNQLQAERLRADTLQKEQEEFRWEVQEKASQHLKQVQNLELEKLSLEQKVGALQIEHNNKIKEHQYIVERKNKRMKAEWLRASALQEELENFEWEVEEKASEEQEQVQTLELEKLSLQRKVGWLNNKVQELVRLLVSKDKKLIKNMVLPRYLRSRLDMNKQELDKMTKTLIKKEKELVDLRKETYTEAQMENLRNQLTGQTTNCFDLSSKLEEQVRVSQNLLEEVADLQEEVMTRALEDPIKIQELHDLVEQKDNQLQAERLRADTLQKEQEEFRREVQEKASQHLKQVQNLEVEKLMEQKVGALQIEHNNKIKELQVVIERKNKRMKAEWLRASALQEELENFEWEVEEKASEEQEQVQTLELEKLSLQRKVGWLNYKVQGLVRLLASKDKKLIKNMVLPRYLRSRLDMNKQELDKMAKTLIKKEKELVDLRKETYTEAQMENLRNQLTGQTTNCFDLSSKLEEQVRVSQNLLEEVADLQEEVMTRALEDTNKIQELHDLVASSKNQLQSERLEVHERLSEMEQVSLWKRFKKTMTPHSHRQYKHLRWRKQDQE